In Rhineura floridana isolate rRhiFlo1 chromosome 1, rRhiFlo1.hap2, whole genome shotgun sequence, the following proteins share a genomic window:
- the SPATA46 gene encoding spermatogenesis-associated protein 46 codes for MENFSLLTISGPHLPSFALKSVPDLTCPIHASKLPDCLLTELQSSETSRRNCTIYRPWYSPYSYFVSMDKDNQVDSCSFPRTLRGNSREVPADAGQARENADSGSSSSGSLEKRYPQDSSSSSRKARVATEARNRITSQDILLASKWQPLQQNGYKCMACCRIFPTLHSLKTHIKCGSKEGFSCKVYYQKLKALWEKEHKCRPSNRPAGSGSNMLK; via the exons ATGGAAAATTTTTCTCTCTTGACAATCTCTGGGCCACATCTCCCCAGCTTTGCCCTGAAGAGTGTACCTGACTTAACATGCCCTATACACGCAAGCAAATTGCCAG ATTGCCTTCTTACGGAACTGCAGAGCAGCGAGACCTCACGAAGGAATTGTACCATCTATCGGCCCTGGTACTCCCCCTACAGCTACTTTGTGTCCATGGACAAAGACAATCAAGTGGACTCCTGCAGTTTTCCACGCACACTCAGAGGCAACAGCAGAGAAGTCCCAGCAGATGCTGGGCAAGCTAGAGAGAATGCTGACAGTGGTTCTTCTTCCTCTGGCTCCCTGGAGAAAAGGTATCCCCAAgacagtagtagcagcagcaggaaggCCAGGGTTGCTACTGAGGCCAGGAACCGCATTACTTCCCAGGACATCCTCTTGGCTTCCAAATGGCAACCTCTGCAGCAGAATGGATACAAATGCATGGCCTGTTGCCGAATATTCCCTACTTTGCACTCACTCAAGACCCACATCAAATGTGGTTCCAAGGAGGGCTTCAGCTGCAAGGTCTATTACCAGAAGCTCAAAGCGCTGTGGGAGAAGGAACACAAGTGCCGGCCTAGTAACCGCCCAGCAGGCAGTGGCAGCAACATGCTCAAGTAG
- the C1H1orf226 gene encoding uncharacterized protein C1orf226 homolog has product MSVMFEARMIARSSLGSTSSIPSLAEIDQSIFENSNTTPASKLPVATSVSLHSKSFPRGQPEWVGGSQHLKHLSKTVGAKVNDFLRRKEPTSHSSFGVTEVNESAKTALSCGQEPLLGSQNQEEGQAPVDAIPRLSPPPEVAKKRTPRALKTTQDMLIASQPLLSSMQASFAEGRQEHACPPTRTEAAQSEIGSLTQEVGISPTKAFDVPDLIHKENLELKLSNAYRISPSLYPESVSFRLNVSAGKSLGSSKAKTSTLENEGHSPDLLSFE; this is encoded by the exons ATGTCTGTGATGTTTGAGGCAAGGATGATAGCCAGGTCCTCTCTTGGCTCCACCTCCAGCATTCCCTCTTTGGCTGAGA tTGACCAAAGTATATTTGAGAATTCAAATACTACCCCTGCATCAAAGCTGCCAGTTGCCACATCTGTCTCCCTGCACTCCAAGTCGTTCCCACGAGGCCAGCCAGAATGGGTAGGTGGCAGCCAGCACCTCAAGCACCTCAGCAAGACTGTAGGTGCAAAGGTCAATGATTTTCTACGCAGGAAAGAGCCCACCAGCCACAGCAGCTTTGGAGTAACAGAAGTCAATGAAAGTGCAAAGACAGCACTCTCATGTGGACAAGAGCCACTGCTGGGAAGCCAAAATCAAGAGGAAGG GCAGGCTCCAGTTGATGCTATTCCCCGGCTAAGTCCACCTCCAGAGGTTGCCAAAAAACGTACCCCAAGAGCACTTAAGACTACTCAAGATATGCTGATCGCTTCCCAACCACTCTTGAGTAGCATGCAGGCTTCTTTTGCAGAGGGAAGGCAGGAACACGCATGCCCACCTACCAGGACAGAGGCAGCACAGAGTGAGATTGGTTCACTGACACAGGAGGTTGGAATCAGTCCCACCAAGGCCTTTGATGTGCCTGATCTCATTCATAAGGAGAACCTGGAGCTGAAGCTGAGCAATGCTTATAGAATATCCCCCTCCCTTTACCCAGAAAGTGTGTCATTCCGACTCAATGTGAGTGCTGGCAAGAGCTTGGGCTCTTCAAAAGCAAAGACATCCACTCTGGAAAATGAAGGTCACAGTCCAGACTTGCTGTCCTTTGAGTAG